A region of Lycium barbarum isolate Lr01 chromosome 3, ASM1917538v2, whole genome shotgun sequence DNA encodes the following proteins:
- the LOC132631508 gene encoding uncharacterized protein LOC132631508 — protein sequence MKNHENRPTCAAPLPEVNEVYAHYSRRGKGRGPGRGHDNSRGRDNSRGRYNGQRRNYFPGVNHSSKKNHHQKGKKKDDKHEVPEACGSENKCYRCGGSGHWSRTCRMAKHLVELYHASIKRKEKNLETNFISENQIDITHLDVADFFEHPEGKINHLIGHGFVVRDD from the coding sequence ATGAAAAATCACGAGAATCGACCTACTTGCGCTGCACcactccccgaagtgaatgaagtgTATGCCCACTACTCCAGGCGTGGAAAAGGTCGTGGCCCCGGTCGTGGTCATGATAATAGTCGTGGTCGTGATAATAGTCGTGGTCGTTATAATggtcaaagaagaaattattttccTGGTGTTAATCACTCTTCAAAGAAAAATCACCaccaaaaggggaaaaagaaggaTGATAAGCATGAAGTGCCAGAAGCATGTGGCTCAGAAAACAAATGCTATCGATGTGGTGGAAGTggacactggtcacgtacctgtcgtatggCAAAACACTTGGTTGAGCTTTATCATGCatcaattaaaagaaaagagaaaaatctcGAAACTAATTTTATCTCTGAAAATCAAATTGACATCACACACTTGGATGTAGCAGATTTCTTTGAGCACCCTGAAGGAAAGATAAATCACTTGATTGGTCATGGTTTTGTGGTTAGAGATGATTGA
- the LOC132633194 gene encoding ERAD-associated E3 ubiquitin-protein ligase component HRD3A isoform X2: MRNRRTRKISLVLLLLTLLPISTLGRQLVLVLSQDDLKEAATVDSTTLTDDVSDTGFDDFIDSEAKPDYVLDPGSWSPIFEPAISPSDQLEGAYYNAVSKIVKAYSRGDERAMEEAAREIETAAASGHPHAQSILGFLYGMGIGRERNKAKAFLYHHFAAEGGNMQSKMTLAYTYSRQEMHDKAVKLYAELAEVAINSFLISKDSPVIEPVRIHSGAEENKEALRKSRGEEDEDFQILEYQAQKGNAGAMYRIGIFYYFGLRGVRRDHTKALSWFLKAVEKGEARSMELLGEIYARGAGVERNFTKALEWLTLASKQQLYSAYNGLGYLYVKGYGVEKNYTKAKEYFEKAADNEEAGGLYNLGVMYLKGIGVKRDVKVASKYFITAFDAGQPKAFYQLAKMFQTGVGLKKNVPLASALYKLVAERGPWSSLSRWALESYLRGDVGRAFLLYSRMAELGYEIAQSNAAWILDKYGEKSMCLGESGICSDEERHQRSHALWWQASEQGNEHAALLIGDAYYYGRGTERDYDRAAEAYMHAKSQSNAQAMFNLGYMHEHGQGLPFDLHLAKRYYDQALEVDRSAKLPVTLALASLWIRKNYADSILNMIGFPWSIKEP, encoded by the exons ATGAGAAATCGAAGAACCCGAAAGATAAGCTTGGTTCTCCTACTTCTCACGCTTCTCCCAATTTCTACACTCGGTCGTCAATTAGTTCTCGTCCTCTCTCAAGACGACTTAAAAGAAGCAGCAACCGTTGATTCCACAACCCTAACCGATGACGTGTCAGATACTGGATTCGACGATTTCATTGATTCGGAAGCGAAACCCGATTACGTACTCGATCCCGGGTCATGGAGCCCCATATTCGAACCCGCTATTTCCCCGAGCGATCAACTTGAAGGCGCGTACTATAACGCGGTTAGTAAGATAGTTAAGGCGTATAGTAGAGGTGATGAAAGAGCGATGGAAGAAGCGGCGCGTGAGATTGAAACGGCTGCCGCGAGTGGGCACCCCCACGCGCAGAGTATTTTAGGGTTTTTGTATGGAATGGGCATTGGAAGAGAAAGGAATAAAGCTAAGGCTTTTTTGTATCATCATTTTGCTGCTGAAGGTGGTAATATGCAATCTAAAATGACACTTGCTTACACTTATTCTCGCCAAGAG ATGCATGATAAAGCTGTAAAGTTGTATGCCGAATTGGCAGAGGTAGCCATTAACAGTTTCCTGATATCAAAGGACTCACCTGTGATTGAACCAGTGAGGATACACAGTGGAGCGGAGGAAAATAAGGAAGCCTTGAGGAAGTCGCGAGGTGAGGAGGATGAGGACTTCCAGATTTTGGAATACCAGGCACAAAAAGGGAACGCTGGCGCGATGTATAGAATTGGGATATTCTACTACTTTGGATTAAGGGGAGTACGACGTGATCACACCAAGGCGTTATCATGGTTTCTGAAGGCAGTGGAGAAGGGTGAGGCAAGATCTATGGAACTTCTTGGGGAAATATATGCAAGAGGAGCTGGAGTTGAAAGGAACTTTACCAAGGCATTAGAGTGGCTTACTCTTGCATCCAAGCAACAACTTTATTCTGCTTACAATGGTTTGGGCTATCTCTATGTCAAAGGATATGGAGTGGAAAAGAACTACACTAAG GCAAAAGAGTATTTTGAGAAGGCTGCAGACAATGAAGAGGCTGGTGGATTATACAACCTTGGAGTAATGTATCTTAAAGGAATTGGGGTGAAGAGGGATGTGAAAGTAGCGTCCAAATATTTTATAACGGCTTTTGATGCTGGTCAACCAAAAGCATTTTATCAACTGGCGAAAATGTTCCAAACTGGTGTAGGTCTTAAGAAGAATGTTCCTCTG GCATCTGCCTTGTACAAACTAGTTGCAGAACGTGGGCCATGGAGTTCTTTGTCTAGATGGGCACTAGAGTCGTATTTGAGAGGAGATGTGGGCAGGGCTTTCCTTCTATATTCGAGAATGGCAGAGTTAGGCTATGAGATCGCACAAAGTAATGCTGCATGGATCCTTGACAAATATGGAGAAAAAAGCATGTGTTTGGGAGAATCTGGAATTTGCAGTGATGAAGAGAGGCATCAACGCTCGCATGCCCTGTGGTGGCAAGCTTCAGAGCAGGGTAATGAACATGCTGCGTTGCTTATTGGAGATGCATAttactatggtcgg GGTACTGAGCGGGACTATGACCGTGCAGCTGAGGCATATATGCATGCAAAATCACAATCTAATGCTCAAGCTATGTTTAATCTGGGTTACATGCATGAGCATGGCCAAGGACTGCCTTTTGATCTTCATCTTGCCAAACGTTACTATGATCAAGCATTAGAAGTTGATCGTTCTGCAAAGTTGCCTGTAACATTGGCCCTTGCAAGCTTGTGGATAAGGAAAAACTACGCCGATAGTATCCTG AATATGATTGGATTCCCTTGGAGTATAAAAGAACCTTGA
- the LOC132633194 gene encoding ERAD-associated E3 ubiquitin-protein ligase component HRD3A isoform X1 — MRNRRTRKISLVLLLLTLLPISTLGRQLVLVLSQDDLKEAATVDSTTLTDDVSDTGFDDFIDSEAKPDYVLDPGSWSPIFEPAISPSDQLEGAYYNAVSKIVKAYSRGDERAMEEAAREIETAAASGHPHAQSILGFLYGMGIGRERNKAKAFLYHHFAAEGGNMQSKMTLAYTYSRQEMHDKAVKLYAELAEVAINSFLISKDSPVIEPVRIHSGAEENKEALRKSRGEEDEDFQILEYQAQKGNAGAMYRIGIFYYFGLRGVRRDHTKALSWFLKAVEKGEARSMELLGEIYARGAGVERNFTKALEWLTLASKQQLYSAYNGLGYLYVKGYGVEKNYTKAKEYFEKAADNEEAGGLYNLGVMYLKGIGVKRDVKVASKYFITAFDAGQPKAFYQLAKMFQTGVGLKKNVPLASALYKLVAERGPWSSLSRWALESYLRGDVGRAFLLYSRMAELGYEIAQSNAAWILDKYGEKSMCLGESGICSDEERHQRSHALWWQASEQGNEHAALLIGDAYYYGRGTERDYDRAAEAYMHAKSQSNAQAMFNLGYMHEHGQGLPFDLHLAKRYYDQALEVDRSAKLPVTLALASLWIRKNYADSILVHVIDSLPEVYPKVEAWVEDVLMEEGNATILTLFVCLLTVLYLRERQRRNVAAAGEVAFPHQLGDQGVPVGN, encoded by the exons ATGAGAAATCGAAGAACCCGAAAGATAAGCTTGGTTCTCCTACTTCTCACGCTTCTCCCAATTTCTACACTCGGTCGTCAATTAGTTCTCGTCCTCTCTCAAGACGACTTAAAAGAAGCAGCAACCGTTGATTCCACAACCCTAACCGATGACGTGTCAGATACTGGATTCGACGATTTCATTGATTCGGAAGCGAAACCCGATTACGTACTCGATCCCGGGTCATGGAGCCCCATATTCGAACCCGCTATTTCCCCGAGCGATCAACTTGAAGGCGCGTACTATAACGCGGTTAGTAAGATAGTTAAGGCGTATAGTAGAGGTGATGAAAGAGCGATGGAAGAAGCGGCGCGTGAGATTGAAACGGCTGCCGCGAGTGGGCACCCCCACGCGCAGAGTATTTTAGGGTTTTTGTATGGAATGGGCATTGGAAGAGAAAGGAATAAAGCTAAGGCTTTTTTGTATCATCATTTTGCTGCTGAAGGTGGTAATATGCAATCTAAAATGACACTTGCTTACACTTATTCTCGCCAAGAG ATGCATGATAAAGCTGTAAAGTTGTATGCCGAATTGGCAGAGGTAGCCATTAACAGTTTCCTGATATCAAAGGACTCACCTGTGATTGAACCAGTGAGGATACACAGTGGAGCGGAGGAAAATAAGGAAGCCTTGAGGAAGTCGCGAGGTGAGGAGGATGAGGACTTCCAGATTTTGGAATACCAGGCACAAAAAGGGAACGCTGGCGCGATGTATAGAATTGGGATATTCTACTACTTTGGATTAAGGGGAGTACGACGTGATCACACCAAGGCGTTATCATGGTTTCTGAAGGCAGTGGAGAAGGGTGAGGCAAGATCTATGGAACTTCTTGGGGAAATATATGCAAGAGGAGCTGGAGTTGAAAGGAACTTTACCAAGGCATTAGAGTGGCTTACTCTTGCATCCAAGCAACAACTTTATTCTGCTTACAATGGTTTGGGCTATCTCTATGTCAAAGGATATGGAGTGGAAAAGAACTACACTAAG GCAAAAGAGTATTTTGAGAAGGCTGCAGACAATGAAGAGGCTGGTGGATTATACAACCTTGGAGTAATGTATCTTAAAGGAATTGGGGTGAAGAGGGATGTGAAAGTAGCGTCCAAATATTTTATAACGGCTTTTGATGCTGGTCAACCAAAAGCATTTTATCAACTGGCGAAAATGTTCCAAACTGGTGTAGGTCTTAAGAAGAATGTTCCTCTG GCATCTGCCTTGTACAAACTAGTTGCAGAACGTGGGCCATGGAGTTCTTTGTCTAGATGGGCACTAGAGTCGTATTTGAGAGGAGATGTGGGCAGGGCTTTCCTTCTATATTCGAGAATGGCAGAGTTAGGCTATGAGATCGCACAAAGTAATGCTGCATGGATCCTTGACAAATATGGAGAAAAAAGCATGTGTTTGGGAGAATCTGGAATTTGCAGTGATGAAGAGAGGCATCAACGCTCGCATGCCCTGTGGTGGCAAGCTTCAGAGCAGGGTAATGAACATGCTGCGTTGCTTATTGGAGATGCATAttactatggtcgg GGTACTGAGCGGGACTATGACCGTGCAGCTGAGGCATATATGCATGCAAAATCACAATCTAATGCTCAAGCTATGTTTAATCTGGGTTACATGCATGAGCATGGCCAAGGACTGCCTTTTGATCTTCATCTTGCCAAACGTTACTATGATCAAGCATTAGAAGTTGATCGTTCTGCAAAGTTGCCTGTAACATTGGCCCTTGCAAGCTTGTGGATAAGGAAAAACTACGCCGATAGTATCCTG gttCACGTTATTGATTCTTTACCAGAAGTTTATCCCAAAGTGGAAGCGTGGGTGGAGGATGTCCTAATGGAAGAAGGAAATGCAACAATTCTGACCCTCTTTGTATGCCTTCTAACGGTGCTTTATCTTCGTGAGAGACAACGCAGGAATGTAGCTGCTGCTGGAGAGGTTGCCTTCCCTCATCAACTTGGTGATCAAGGTGTGCCTGTAGGCAATTAA
- the LOC132633194 gene encoding ERAD-associated E3 ubiquitin-protein ligase component HRD3A isoform X3 has protein sequence MRNRRTRKISLVLLLLTLLPISTLGRQLVLVLSQDDLKEAATVDSTTLTDDVSDTGFDDFIDSEAKPDYVLDPGSWSPIFEPAISPSDQLEGAYYNAVSKIVKAYSRGDERAMEEAAREIETAAASGHPHAQSILGFLYGMGIGRERNKAKAFLYHHFAAEGGNMQSKMTLAYTYSRQEMHDKAVKLYAELAEVAINSFLISKDSPVIEPVRIHSGAEENKEALRKSRGEEDEDFQILEYQAQKGNAGAMYRIGIFYYFGLRGVRRDHTKALSWFLKAVEKGEARSMELLGEIYARGAGVERNFTKALEWLTLASKQQLYSAYNGLGYLYVKGYGVEKNYTKASALYKLVAERGPWSSLSRWALESYLRGDVGRAFLLYSRMAELGYEIAQSNAAWILDKYGEKSMCLGESGICSDEERHQRSHALWWQASEQGNEHAALLIGDAYYYGRGTERDYDRAAEAYMHAKSQSNAQAMFNLGYMHEHGQGLPFDLHLAKRYYDQALEVDRSAKLPVTLALASLWIRKNYADSILVHVIDSLPEVYPKVEAWVEDVLMEEGNATILTLFVCLLTVLYLRERQRRNVAAAGEVAFPHQLGDQGVPVGN, from the exons ATGAGAAATCGAAGAACCCGAAAGATAAGCTTGGTTCTCCTACTTCTCACGCTTCTCCCAATTTCTACACTCGGTCGTCAATTAGTTCTCGTCCTCTCTCAAGACGACTTAAAAGAAGCAGCAACCGTTGATTCCACAACCCTAACCGATGACGTGTCAGATACTGGATTCGACGATTTCATTGATTCGGAAGCGAAACCCGATTACGTACTCGATCCCGGGTCATGGAGCCCCATATTCGAACCCGCTATTTCCCCGAGCGATCAACTTGAAGGCGCGTACTATAACGCGGTTAGTAAGATAGTTAAGGCGTATAGTAGAGGTGATGAAAGAGCGATGGAAGAAGCGGCGCGTGAGATTGAAACGGCTGCCGCGAGTGGGCACCCCCACGCGCAGAGTATTTTAGGGTTTTTGTATGGAATGGGCATTGGAAGAGAAAGGAATAAAGCTAAGGCTTTTTTGTATCATCATTTTGCTGCTGAAGGTGGTAATATGCAATCTAAAATGACACTTGCTTACACTTATTCTCGCCAAGAG ATGCATGATAAAGCTGTAAAGTTGTATGCCGAATTGGCAGAGGTAGCCATTAACAGTTTCCTGATATCAAAGGACTCACCTGTGATTGAACCAGTGAGGATACACAGTGGAGCGGAGGAAAATAAGGAAGCCTTGAGGAAGTCGCGAGGTGAGGAGGATGAGGACTTCCAGATTTTGGAATACCAGGCACAAAAAGGGAACGCTGGCGCGATGTATAGAATTGGGATATTCTACTACTTTGGATTAAGGGGAGTACGACGTGATCACACCAAGGCGTTATCATGGTTTCTGAAGGCAGTGGAGAAGGGTGAGGCAAGATCTATGGAACTTCTTGGGGAAATATATGCAAGAGGAGCTGGAGTTGAAAGGAACTTTACCAAGGCATTAGAGTGGCTTACTCTTGCATCCAAGCAACAACTTTATTCTGCTTACAATGGTTTGGGCTATCTCTATGTCAAAGGATATGGAGTGGAAAAGAACTACACTAAG GCATCTGCCTTGTACAAACTAGTTGCAGAACGTGGGCCATGGAGTTCTTTGTCTAGATGGGCACTAGAGTCGTATTTGAGAGGAGATGTGGGCAGGGCTTTCCTTCTATATTCGAGAATGGCAGAGTTAGGCTATGAGATCGCACAAAGTAATGCTGCATGGATCCTTGACAAATATGGAGAAAAAAGCATGTGTTTGGGAGAATCTGGAATTTGCAGTGATGAAGAGAGGCATCAACGCTCGCATGCCCTGTGGTGGCAAGCTTCAGAGCAGGGTAATGAACATGCTGCGTTGCTTATTGGAGATGCATAttactatggtcgg GGTACTGAGCGGGACTATGACCGTGCAGCTGAGGCATATATGCATGCAAAATCACAATCTAATGCTCAAGCTATGTTTAATCTGGGTTACATGCATGAGCATGGCCAAGGACTGCCTTTTGATCTTCATCTTGCCAAACGTTACTATGATCAAGCATTAGAAGTTGATCGTTCTGCAAAGTTGCCTGTAACATTGGCCCTTGCAAGCTTGTGGATAAGGAAAAACTACGCCGATAGTATCCTG gttCACGTTATTGATTCTTTACCAGAAGTTTATCCCAAAGTGGAAGCGTGGGTGGAGGATGTCCTAATGGAAGAAGGAAATGCAACAATTCTGACCCTCTTTGTATGCCTTCTAACGGTGCTTTATCTTCGTGAGAGACAACGCAGGAATGTAGCTGCTGCTGGAGAGGTTGCCTTCCCTCATCAACTTGGTGATCAAGGTGTGCCTGTAGGCAATTAA